The following proteins come from a genomic window of Spongiibacter tropicus DSM 19543:
- a CDS encoding VOC family protein, whose amino-acid sequence MIHIQGIDHVVLRCARIDTTLAFYRDTLGATVERTLEELGLYQLRVGTALIDLVPVDSPLGQEGGAAPGLEGHNMDHLCLRLEPFDGAAILNYLDQQQIPHGGLERRYGASGFGPSIYLTDPEGNRIELKGPADSLQK is encoded by the coding sequence ATGATTCATATTCAAGGCATTGATCACGTCGTGCTCCGCTGCGCGCGCATCGATACCACCCTCGCGTTCTATCGCGACACGCTCGGCGCAACCGTGGAGCGCACACTCGAAGAACTCGGGCTTTACCAGCTTCGCGTCGGCACAGCCCTCATTGATCTGGTACCGGTAGACAGCCCCTTGGGGCAGGAAGGTGGTGCCGCGCCGGGACTGGAGGGGCACAACATGGACCACCTGTGTTTGCGCCTGGAACCCTTCGACGGGGCCGCCATTCTCAACTACCTGGATCAGCAACAGATTCCCCATGGCGGCCTTGAACGGCGCTACGGCGCGAGCGGTTTTGGTCCATCCATTTACTTGACCGACCCCGAAGGCAACCGTATTGAATTGAAAGGCCCTGCCGACTCACTGCAAAAGTGA
- a CDS encoding transglutaminase-like domain-containing protein: MGSVVVFRRGVSLLSVFLCACAASPAPNVPPSPPVGVESRWQVLQRDGQPLGRRQQWHYCAGERCFSSEVTDIAVQQPGAPVSISRVRLDYVESRDAQGLSASKQLRSKAANHRLQLIRQGDGWQLQQAERRNAIRLESAPLFPVALQRSMLENRGQAPLVTREWSFSSLTLETIRYRFTPISQSPLDPEQRELLLPWLQQIAWRIDRERQTERGWQWQAEWFSDVNFTPIAERNLSAGSDLWLLPCDERCRDQALQPPQHVYQRLIRSPYRISDEALRGKIRYQLGGVADAELPATGEQQVRRQDDKLLVSICDDCGDESAPDRGPLQAAMAANYWLPHHDSAMQRVVEEVLGDAELSPRAAMQRLTRFVTGHMDEVATYSGYGTALDALQSGHGDCTEHALLLAALGRAAGIPSRLVMGLAYNNERFLGRRFVFVPHMWVQAWTGDRWESFDSGLGAFTAGYIALALSAEGDQASFLAMNALLDTLSIDSAVQLRSRPAEP, encoded by the coding sequence ATGGGTAGTGTAGTGGTGTTTCGTCGCGGTGTGAGTCTCCTGTCGGTCTTTTTGTGTGCCTGTGCGGCGAGCCCGGCGCCGAACGTGCCGCCGTCGCCGCCGGTCGGGGTCGAAAGCCGCTGGCAGGTATTACAGCGCGATGGTCAGCCACTGGGCCGTCGCCAGCAGTGGCATTATTGCGCGGGCGAACGCTGTTTCAGCAGTGAGGTCACGGATATTGCGGTGCAGCAACCGGGTGCGCCGGTCAGTATCAGTCGTGTGCGGCTGGATTATGTGGAATCGCGGGATGCACAGGGGTTATCAGCCAGCAAACAACTCCGCTCCAAGGCCGCTAATCACCGTTTGCAGTTGATCAGGCAGGGGGATGGCTGGCAATTGCAACAGGCCGAGCGCAGAAATGCGATCCGCCTGGAGTCGGCCCCGCTGTTTCCTGTGGCACTGCAGCGCAGCATGTTGGAAAACCGGGGGCAGGCTCCCTTGGTAACCCGAGAGTGGAGTTTTTCGAGCTTGACGCTGGAGACCATTCGCTACCGTTTTACACCGATCAGTCAGTCTCCGCTGGATCCCGAGCAGCGTGAGCTGTTGCTGCCCTGGCTGCAGCAGATTGCTTGGCGCATCGATCGTGAGCGGCAAACAGAGCGGGGCTGGCAGTGGCAAGCGGAATGGTTCAGCGATGTGAACTTTACGCCGATTGCCGAGCGCAATCTTTCGGCGGGGAGTGATCTCTGGCTGCTGCCTTGTGACGAGCGTTGCCGGGATCAGGCCCTACAGCCGCCGCAGCATGTGTATCAGCGTTTGATTCGTTCTCCCTATCGCATCAGTGATGAGGCGCTGCGCGGAAAGATCCGCTACCAGCTTGGCGGTGTGGCTGATGCTGAGCTTCCTGCGACAGGTGAACAGCAGGTGCGTCGGCAAGACGACAAGTTGCTGGTCAGCATTTGCGACGATTGCGGTGATGAATCAGCCCCCGACAGAGGACCATTGCAGGCAGCGATGGCTGCCAACTACTGGCTGCCACACCACGATTCCGCCATGCAGCGGGTGGTGGAGGAGGTGCTTGGCGATGCGGAATTGAGCCCGCGAGCAGCCATGCAGCGCTTGACCCGCTTTGTTACCGGGCATATGGATGAAGTGGCTACCTACAGCGGTTATGGCACGGCGTTGGATGCTCTGCAGTCCGGCCATGGAGATTGCACGGAGCACGCGCTGTTATTGGCGGCACTGGGGCGTGCCGCTGGAATTCCCAGCCGTTTAGTAATGGGCTTGGCCTATAACAATGAACGCTTTTTAGGTAGGCGCTTTGTGTTTGTGCCCCATATGTGGGTACAGGCCTGGACGGGTGATCGCTGGGAAAGCTTTGACAGCGGCTTGGGTGCGTTTACCGCCGGTTATATCGCGCTGGCGCTGAGTGCTGAAGGCGATCAGGCCAGTTTTCTGGCAATGAATGCCTTGTTGGATACGCTGAGTATTGATTCGGCGGTACAGCTGAGAAGCCGTCCCGCCGAGCCGTGA
- the dapC gene encoding succinyldiaminopimelate transaminase: protein MNPRLQALQAYPFEKLRALLGSSRSEQAHIPLSIGEPRHPAPQFVAQTLAAELGRLSNYPSTKGIPELREAIREWACRRFQLAGLDAEHQVLPVNGTREALFAFAQAVIDPNSDALVCSPNPFYQIYEGAALLAGAQPYFLPCLADKGFIPDYDAVAPEIWQRCQLLYLCTPGNPSGAVTDIATLQKLIRLADQYDFVIASDECYSELYFDEDAPPPGLLQACAEMGRNDYHRCVVFHSLSKRSNLPGLRSGFVAGDATVLASFLLYRTYHGCAMPVQHQLASVAAWQDEDHVKENRDRYREKFTAVLEELDGCLDVAQPDASFYLWAKTPIADTDFAQQLFEQQHVTVLPGSYLSREVDGLNPGRGYVRMALVAELDNCVDAARRIRRFVEGLPR from the coding sequence ATGAACCCCCGTCTCCAGGCTCTTCAGGCCTACCCTTTTGAAAAGCTGCGCGCCCTGCTGGGCAGCAGCCGCAGCGAGCAGGCGCACATCCCGCTTTCTATCGGCGAACCTCGCCATCCCGCCCCGCAATTTGTGGCACAGACATTGGCCGCCGAACTGGGCCGTCTCAGCAATTACCCCAGCACCAAGGGGATTCCCGAACTGCGTGAGGCGATTCGCGAATGGGCCTGCCGCCGTTTTCAGCTTGCCGGGCTGGACGCCGAACATCAGGTGCTCCCGGTAAACGGCACCCGAGAGGCCCTGTTCGCCTTTGCTCAGGCAGTGATTGACCCCAACAGCGACGCCCTGGTTTGCAGCCCCAACCCCTTCTATCAGATCTACGAAGGGGCGGCACTGCTGGCTGGAGCACAACCCTATTTTCTACCCTGCCTTGCCGATAAGGGATTTATTCCCGACTACGACGCGGTTGCGCCTGAGATCTGGCAACGTTGCCAGCTGCTCTATTTGTGCACCCCCGGCAATCCCAGCGGCGCGGTCACCGATATCGCAACACTGCAGAAATTGATTCGACTGGCCGACCAATACGACTTCGTTATTGCCAGTGACGAATGCTATTCCGAACTCTATTTTGACGAAGACGCGCCGCCACCCGGCCTGCTTCAGGCCTGCGCAGAGATGGGACGCAACGACTATCACCGCTGCGTGGTGTTCCATAGCCTGTCCAAGCGCTCCAATTTGCCGGGGCTGCGCTCTGGCTTTGTCGCGGGCGATGCCACGGTACTGGCGAGCTTCCTGCTGTACCGCACCTATCACGGCTGCGCCATGCCCGTTCAGCACCAGCTCGCCAGCGTCGCCGCCTGGCAAGATGAAGACCACGTGAAGGAAAACCGCGATCGTTACCGGGAAAAATTTACCGCGGTTCTCGAGGAGCTGGACGGTTGTCTGGACGTCGCCCAGCCCGATGCCTCGTTTTATCTGTGGGCCAAAACCCCAATTGCCGATACCGACTTTGCACAGCAGTTGTTTGAGCAACAGCATGTCACGGTACTGCCCGGCTCTTACCTCTCTAGAGAAGTCGATGGCCTCAACCCCGGTCGCGGCTATGTGCGTATGGCGTTGGTCGCCGAGCTGGACAACTGTGTAGATGCCGCCCGCCGAATTCGCCGCTTTGTCGAGGGGCTGCCCCGCTAA
- the dapD gene encoding 2,3,4,5-tetrahydropyridine-2,6-dicarboxylate N-succinyltransferase — translation MSESLFSLGLGLGSQNSKGEWLDIFYPQPLVQPSDALCKAIAPIVEYKGGNAAIAVNSEQMSRVAEAAKAAGDSAQADIAAQLASSSQPLVVTLLAEDAAPSSVPEGYLKLHLLSHRLAKPHSLDLTGLFGVLPNVAWTNQGPVDLRELPQRQLDARMKGELLEIMSVDKFPKMTNYVVPAGVRIAHTARVRLGAYLGEGTTIMHEGFVNFNAGTEGPGMIEGRISAGVMIGAGSDLGGGCSTMGTLSGGNNIIISIGKECLVGANAGVGIPLGDRCTIEAGLYITAGSVVAMIDDKGEQVGTAKARDLAGQSDLLFRRNSKNGAIEVLTNKSAIALNEMLHAHN, via the coding sequence ATGAGCGAATCACTTTTCAGCCTGGGCCTCGGCCTGGGTAGCCAAAACAGCAAAGGCGAATGGCTGGATATTTTCTACCCCCAGCCGCTGGTACAACCCAGCGACGCCCTGTGCAAGGCCATTGCCCCCATCGTGGAATACAAAGGCGGCAATGCCGCTATTGCCGTCAACAGCGAGCAAATGAGCCGTGTGGCTGAAGCCGCCAAAGCCGCGGGCGACAGTGCCCAGGCCGATATCGCGGCACAATTGGCCAGCAGCTCCCAGCCGCTGGTGGTTACCCTGTTGGCCGAAGACGCGGCCCCCAGCTCGGTGCCCGAGGGCTATCTGAAACTGCATCTGCTTTCTCACCGCCTCGCCAAGCCACATTCACTGGATCTGACCGGCCTGTTCGGCGTACTGCCCAATGTCGCTTGGACCAACCAGGGGCCGGTAGACCTGCGTGAACTGCCCCAGCGCCAGCTCGACGCCAGAATGAAAGGTGAGCTGCTGGAAATCATGTCAGTGGATAAATTCCCGAAAATGACCAACTACGTGGTTCCCGCCGGCGTGCGCATTGCTCACACCGCGCGTGTTCGTCTCGGCGCTTACCTCGGCGAAGGTACCACCATCATGCACGAGGGCTTCGTCAACTTTAATGCTGGCACCGAAGGCCCGGGCATGATCGAAGGCCGTATTTCGGCAGGTGTAATGATCGGTGCGGGCTCCGACCTCGGCGGCGGTTGCTCCACCATGGGTACGCTGTCCGGCGGCAACAATATTATTATTTCCATCGGCAAAGAGTGCCTCGTCGGTGCCAACGCCGGTGTGGGTATTCCGCTCGGCGACCGCTGCACGATCGAAGCCGGCCTTTACATCACCGCGGGCTCAGTCGTGGCGATGATTGACGATAAAGGAGAGCAAGTCGGTACCGCCAAAGCCCGCGACCTGGCAGGCCAATCTGACCTGCTGTTCCGCCGTAACTCCAAGAACGGTGCTATCGAAGTTCTCACCAACAAATCAGCCATCGCGTTGAACGAAATGCTTCACGCACACAACTGA
- a CDS encoding YqaA family protein codes for MISQYLLLFAAAFGAATLLPFYSEILLIAQLESGLTPLWLWLAASAGNTLGAGVNWWMGMKLSHYADRRWFPARKKDLERAQGWFGRYGKWTLLMSWLPVGGDALTVVGGIMRVPLPSFFLLVATGKSLRYAILILGYNAAV; via the coding sequence ATGATCAGTCAATATCTCCTGCTGTTCGCTGCGGCTTTTGGCGCCGCGACCCTGCTGCCCTTCTATTCAGAAATTCTGTTAATTGCGCAACTGGAGTCCGGACTCACTCCCCTTTGGCTGTGGCTGGCGGCCAGCGCCGGCAATACCCTCGGCGCCGGGGTTAACTGGTGGATGGGTATGAAGTTGAGCCACTACGCCGATCGCCGCTGGTTTCCCGCCCGCAAAAAAGACCTGGAACGCGCACAAGGCTGGTTCGGCCGCTACGGCAAGTGGACATTGCTCATGTCCTGGCTGCCGGTGGGTGGTGATGCCCTGACAGTGGTGGGCGGTATCATGCGCGTCCCGCTGCCGAGCTTCTTCTTGTTAGTCGCCACGGGCAAAAGTCTGCGCTATGCCATTCTCATCCTCGGGTACAATGCAGCGGTTTAA
- a CDS encoding PEGA domain-containing protein, whose amino-acid sequence MISTGDQEIALRSEPAGAEVWVDGLRRGVTPMMLELDRQSDDRKLSLQKSGYEAYETVLESSFNGVVLGNILLGGIIGLAVDGMTGAFWRYDVDSIDAELKPGNGQMVVASNSTLPQQYVGTTPPANPATDEGKTYTPRQVPRNAAIDEDYIARQRAYVESNTDAIRQELEKGYPGDVLGMMLVSFNVPVAEIPQNIQVLSAISDQHPSDSSFVDAVMDHYY is encoded by the coding sequence ATGATCAGTACAGGCGATCAGGAAATAGCTCTTCGCTCCGAACCTGCAGGAGCAGAGGTCTGGGTAGACGGGCTTAGGCGCGGCGTAACGCCGATGATGCTTGAGCTTGATCGCCAGAGCGATGACAGAAAACTGAGCCTGCAAAAATCTGGCTACGAAGCTTATGAAACAGTGTTAGAGAGCAGCTTCAATGGCGTGGTTCTCGGTAATATCCTGCTAGGTGGCATCATTGGTCTTGCCGTGGATGGAATGACGGGAGCCTTCTGGCGATACGACGTCGACAGCATTGATGCGGAACTGAAGCCCGGAAATGGTCAAATGGTGGTCGCATCCAACTCCACGCTTCCCCAACAATACGTCGGTACAACCCCCCCGGCAAATCCAGCCACGGACGAGGGGAAGACTTATACTCCCCGTCAGGTTCCCAGAAATGCCGCTATCGATGAAGATTACATCGCCAGGCAACGCGCCTATGTGGAAAGCAATACGGACGCCATTCGTCAGGAACTCGAGAAGGGCTACCCAGGCGACGTACTCGGCATGATGCTGGTGAGCTTCAACGTCCCCGTCGCCGAAATCCCTCAAAATATTCAGGTTCTTTCAGCAATTTCAGACCAGCACCCCAGCGACAGCAGTTTTGTAGATGCGGTAATGGATCACTACTACTGA
- a CDS encoding ArsC family reductase, whose product MSITLYGIKNCDTVRAARRWLEQHQIEHRFQDVRDESLSTEQLQQWLAELGSDKLVNKRSTTWKQLSDSQRQALSDDTAVALLLEHPTLMKRPLLDTGNERVLGFKADQYQNLFTHHTL is encoded by the coding sequence ATGAGCATCACGCTATACGGAATCAAGAACTGCGACACTGTGCGCGCCGCCCGGCGCTGGCTGGAGCAGCATCAAATCGAGCACCGCTTTCAGGATGTCCGCGACGAATCCCTGAGCACTGAGCAGTTGCAACAGTGGCTCGCCGAACTGGGCAGCGACAAACTGGTAAACAAACGCAGTACCACCTGGAAACAACTGAGCGACAGCCAACGCCAAGCACTGAGCGATGACACGGCGGTCGCCCTGCTGCTGGAGCACCCCACTCTGATGAAACGCCCGCTGCTGGACACCGGCAACGAGCGAGTACTGGGCTTTAAAGCCGACCAGTACCAAAACCTTTTTACCCATCACACGCTTTAA
- a CDS encoding amidoligase family protein codes for MFPGLEQYRAQLWPLPPQRDTREGKERRLGVEIEFTGMDMPEIAQCITEQFGGEIQRGSEYEYTVANTEFGDFGIELDSAYIKRLGREREEAGQASEFEELTESLVGLVARQLVPFEIVAPPVEISQLWRLEDLFLMLRKEGAEGTQASAKNAFGLQLNPEMPDCEADTILNYLRAFLCLYEWLIWRSPVDFSRRLTSYTDPFKREYLRHVLAPDYQPDIGTLIDDYIRFNPTRNRALDLLPLFAHVDEERLRAKIDDPRVKARPTLHYRLPNSLIGDPQWGLIHPWRDWLQVEALAADTTRLNAVCRHYREHIESATSGLFSDWAQRVSLHLIPELL; via the coding sequence ATGTTTCCAGGTCTTGAGCAATACCGTGCCCAACTGTGGCCCCTGCCCCCGCAACGCGACACCCGCGAGGGGAAAGAGCGCCGCCTGGGCGTAGAGATTGAATTCACCGGCATGGATATGCCGGAGATTGCCCAGTGCATTACCGAGCAGTTTGGTGGCGAGATTCAGCGCGGCTCCGAGTATGAATACACCGTCGCCAATACCGAGTTTGGCGACTTCGGCATCGAACTTGACTCCGCCTACATCAAACGCCTCGGCCGCGAGCGGGAAGAAGCCGGGCAGGCCAGCGAATTTGAAGAGCTGACAGAATCGCTGGTGGGACTGGTTGCCCGCCAGTTGGTGCCGTTTGAAATTGTGGCGCCACCAGTCGAAATCAGCCAGCTCTGGCGATTGGAAGATCTGTTCTTGATGTTGCGCAAAGAGGGCGCAGAAGGCACGCAGGCATCAGCAAAAAACGCGTTTGGCTTGCAACTGAATCCGGAGATGCCCGATTGCGAGGCGGACACCATTCTGAACTACTTACGGGCATTCCTGTGTCTATATGAGTGGTTGATCTGGCGCAGCCCCGTGGACTTCAGCCGCCGACTGACCAGCTATACCGATCCATTCAAGCGCGAGTATCTGCGACATGTCCTCGCGCCGGATTACCAACCGGATATCGGCACGCTGATCGACGATTACATTCGCTTTAATCCCACCCGCAATCGCGCCCTGGACTTGCTGCCACTGTTCGCGCACGTCGACGAAGAAAGGCTGCGCGCAAAAATTGACGACCCGCGAGTCAAAGCCCGACCAACACTGCATTACCGGCTACCGAACAGTTTGATTGGCGACCCGCAATGGGGGCTGATTCACCCTTGGCGCGACTGGCTGCAAGTGGAGGCACTGGCTGCCGATACAACGCGACTCAATGCGGTATGTCGTCACTATCGAGAGCACATTGAGAGTGCAACCAGCGGTTTATTCAGCGATTGGGCGCAGCGAGTCAGCCTGCATTTGATACCGGAGCTGTTGTAG
- a CDS encoding AI-2E family transporter: MESKQAKINDWALALLALLAVLYTLRLARDVLLPITLALIFALLLAPAVSRLQQWRVPRSLAALLLIAISVGGIGGGFYALASPASEWLQRAPEAVSVIRDHLHDVNGDTGDVDAATASLDSLAKEFSSPSDPEIKKVLIADPGWRGEVWETLKNFGVYGTLSVIMLFFLLSSGEALIQRFINSLPSHRDKTTAKELVGQAQQQMSRYLLTITLVNAAVGAVTAFGLWLIDFPDPALWGALAALLRYIPYLGVSITVMLLCIVSAVSFDSLTGILIAPLGYALFTAMVGQFVDPFVHGMRFSLNPIVVFLWIFFWGWLWGAPGVLLAVPLLTLFQVVCQHVERLQAIAHIIGEDADVSRS, from the coding sequence ATGGAGAGTAAGCAAGCGAAGATCAACGACTGGGCCTTGGCGCTACTGGCCTTGCTCGCAGTGCTGTATACATTGCGACTGGCCAGGGACGTGCTGCTGCCAATCACACTGGCATTGATCTTCGCCCTGCTGCTGGCCCCCGCCGTCAGTCGTCTTCAACAGTGGCGCGTTCCCCGCAGTCTTGCAGCGCTGCTGCTGATTGCCATCAGCGTCGGCGGTATTGGCGGCGGTTTTTATGCATTAGCTTCCCCGGCCAGCGAATGGCTTCAACGCGCACCGGAGGCCGTATCGGTGATTCGTGATCATCTGCACGATGTGAACGGCGATACCGGCGACGTCGATGCGGCCACGGCCAGTCTGGATTCGCTCGCCAAGGAATTCTCCAGCCCTTCAGACCCCGAAATCAAGAAGGTACTTATTGCCGACCCCGGCTGGCGGGGAGAAGTCTGGGAGACACTGAAGAATTTTGGTGTGTATGGCACGCTGAGCGTCATCATGTTGTTTTTTCTACTCAGCTCTGGCGAAGCGCTCATCCAACGCTTCATCAACAGCCTCCCCAGCCACCGCGACAAAACGACCGCCAAAGAACTGGTCGGGCAAGCGCAGCAGCAAATGTCTCGCTATCTGCTGACGATTACCCTGGTTAATGCAGCGGTCGGTGCAGTAACGGCCTTTGGTCTCTGGCTGATTGATTTCCCCGACCCGGCTCTGTGGGGCGCCTTAGCCGCCTTACTGCGTTACATTCCCTATCTTGGGGTCAGCATCACGGTCATGCTGCTGTGTATTGTCAGCGCGGTAAGCTTTGACAGCCTGACGGGCATATTGATCGCGCCACTGGGCTACGCGCTTTTTACCGCGATGGTCGGACAATTTGTCGACCCCTTCGTGCACGGAATGCGTTTCAGCCTGAACCCTATTGTGGTGTTTCTCTGGATCTTTTTCTGGGGCTGGCTGTGGGGTGCGCCCGGCGTCCTGCTGGCGGTGCCTCTGCTGACCCTGTTTCAGGTCGTCTGCCAACACGTAGAACGCCTGCAAGCTATCGCTCACATCATAGGAGAAGACGCTGATGTTTCCAGGTCTTGA
- a CDS encoding MgtC/SapB family protein produces the protein MTLLPDINWPLIAHHLTQLAIAYVLSVPIGWNREAASRGVGLRTFPLVAIACCAYLLIGRDVLSGSESHARLMYGLMSGIGFIGGGAILKQEGTVSGTATAAAIWSTGAIGTAVAWQRYEIAIVVSIITVITLRALSPLKRFAHSNDKRKKRYRETHGE, from the coding sequence ATGACGTTATTGCCAGATATCAACTGGCCACTGATTGCTCACCACCTGACTCAACTCGCCATTGCCTATGTGTTGTCGGTTCCCATCGGCTGGAACCGGGAAGCGGCATCACGCGGGGTAGGTCTGCGCACATTTCCGCTGGTCGCGATTGCCTGCTGCGCTTATCTGCTGATCGGTCGCGACGTCCTCAGTGGTTCAGAATCCCATGCGCGCTTAATGTATGGTCTGATGAGTGGCATCGGCTTTATCGGCGGTGGCGCCATTCTCAAACAAGAGGGCACGGTCAGTGGCACCGCCACAGCAGCAGCCATCTGGTCAACCGGTGCCATTGGCACAGCGGTTGCGTGGCAGCGCTATGAAATCGCCATTGTAGTAAGCATCATTACAGTTATTACACTCAGGGCGCTAAGCCCGCTGAAACGCTTTGCTCACAGCAACGACAAACGCAAAAAGCGATACCGGGAGACACATGGAGAGTAA
- a CDS encoding YaeQ family protein produces the protein MALSASIFKADIDISDLRRHYYHSHSLTLARHPSETNERMMLRLLSFALFADEQLSFTRGLSNDDEPDLWLKELHGGIRLWIELGQPSAKRLRRARSQAEHVVVISYGGRPASQWWQDEGEQLSKENWLSVLEIPSDASQALAEWAQRGMQLQLTLDEDSIWVSSAEQSLQIQPVLRCGNILNH, from the coding sequence ATGGCACTGAGCGCCAGTATTTTTAAAGCCGATATCGATATCAGTGACCTTCGTCGCCATTACTATCATTCACACAGCCTCACCCTCGCCCGCCATCCGTCAGAGACCAACGAGCGAATGATGCTGCGTCTGCTCAGCTTCGCGCTGTTTGCCGATGAACAGCTGAGCTTCACCCGCGGCCTCAGCAATGACGATGAACCCGACCTCTGGCTGAAGGAATTACACGGCGGCATTCGGCTGTGGATCGAACTCGGCCAACCCAGTGCCAAACGACTCCGCCGCGCACGCAGCCAGGCAGAACATGTTGTCGTTATCAGCTACGGCGGCCGCCCGGCTTCGCAGTGGTGGCAGGATGAAGGAGAACAGCTATCGAAGGAAAACTGGCTGAGCGTGCTGGAAATCCCCAGCGATGCCTCCCAAGCACTGGCGGAGTGGGCGCAACGCGGTATGCAGCTGCAACTCACGCTGGATGAAGACAGTATCTGGGTGTCCAGCGCCGAGCAGTCGTTACAAATTCAGCCTGTGCTACGCTGTGGCAACATCCTCAACCACTGA
- a CDS encoding PLDc N-terminal domain-containing protein — protein MELQITGLLGLLVFIADIWAILNIVQSRNSSGSKLLWIVLILLLPVLGLAIWFFAGPREPR, from the coding sequence ATGGAGTTGCAAATTACCGGCCTGCTTGGACTGCTGGTATTTATCGCCGATATCTGGGCCATTCTTAATATTGTTCAAAGTCGCAACAGTTCCGGCAGCAAGCTGCTGTGGATTGTGCTGATTCTTCTGCTGCCGGTGCTCGGACTGGCGATCTGGTTTTTTGCGGGGCCCCGGGAACCTCGCTGA
- a CDS encoding gamma-glutamyl-gamma-aminobutyrate hydrolase family protein, with the protein MSILHRHHPVIGVTGEDRRLPISWWFIRSALRRVGAQAIHLTPAHKEIPLHLDGLIISGGDDIDQGLYLPEAPEVAPMNPRRDRFEIAVLERFLPRSLPILGICRGAQLLNVVLGGSLHVDLRHLRRRTSNRRMLLPHKTLMLDAGSHMEEILGTERCHINSLHHQAIDRLGEGMVVSGRDLDGITQAVEAADGHFRMGVQWHPEYLPFQRPQRRLFKALCEAASQ; encoded by the coding sequence GTGTCGATACTTCACCGCCACCACCCTGTTATCGGCGTGACCGGCGAAGACCGCCGCCTGCCAATTTCCTGGTGGTTTATTCGCTCAGCGCTGCGACGCGTCGGTGCGCAGGCGATTCACCTGACTCCAGCTCACAAGGAGATACCCCTGCACCTGGATGGCCTGATTATCAGTGGCGGCGACGATATTGATCAGGGCCTGTATTTACCCGAAGCGCCGGAAGTGGCGCCGATGAATCCGCGGCGTGACCGCTTCGAGATTGCGGTGCTGGAGCGGTTTCTTCCACGCTCACTACCTATTCTCGGTATTTGCCGGGGAGCGCAGCTGCTGAACGTGGTGCTCGGCGGCAGCCTGCATGTCGACCTGCGTCACTTGCGTCGACGCACCAGCAATCGCCGCATGCTATTACCCCATAAAACACTGATGCTGGATGCGGGCAGTCATATGGAGGAAATCCTGGGGACTGAACGCTGCCACATCAATAGCCTTCACCATCAGGCCATCGACCGTCTCGGCGAAGGCATGGTGGTCAGCGGACGAGACCTTGACGGTATTACGCAGGCCGTCGAGGCCGCCGACGGGCATTTCCGCATGGGTGTGCAGTGGCACCCGGAGTACCTTCCCTTTCAGCGTCCCCAGCGCCGCCTGTTCAAAGCCCTGTGCGAGGCCGCGAGCCAATGA
- the nth gene encoding endonuclease III, with translation MCEASKTAPRNLLKAERVAYILQRLDELYPEQPIPLDHRDAYTLLVAVLLSAQCTDERVNQVTPALFALADNPFDMAKQSVEAIREIIRPCGLSPQKSKAIKRLSEILVEQYNGEVPQDMDALEELPGVGHKTASVVMSQAFGVPAFPVDTHIHRLAQRWGLSSGKSVAQTEKDLKRLFPKDRWNALHLQIIYYGREYCSARGCDGTVCEICRHCFPARRHPKKTRKA, from the coding sequence ATGTGTGAAGCCAGCAAAACAGCGCCCCGCAACCTGCTTAAGGCCGAGCGCGTCGCCTATATTCTGCAACGCCTCGACGAGCTCTACCCCGAGCAGCCCATCCCGCTGGATCACCGCGATGCCTACACGCTGCTGGTCGCCGTATTGCTGTCGGCACAGTGCACCGATGAGCGCGTCAACCAAGTGACCCCTGCACTGTTTGCGCTGGCCGACAATCCCTTTGATATGGCTAAGCAAAGCGTTGAAGCCATTCGCGAGATTATTCGTCCCTGCGGCCTCTCCCCGCAAAAATCCAAAGCGATTAAACGGCTCTCGGAAATACTGGTAGAACAATACAACGGCGAAGTTCCACAGGACATGGATGCACTGGAAGAACTTCCCGGTGTCGGCCACAAAACGGCCAGCGTGGTAATGTCTCAGGCTTTTGGGGTCCCCGCTTTCCCCGTCGATACGCATATCCATCGTCTCGCTCAGCGCTGGGGGCTGAGCAGCGGTAAAAGCGTCGCGCAGACCGAGAAAGACCTGAAAAGATTATTTCCCAAAGACCGCTGGAATGCCCTGCACCTGCAGATCATCTATTACGGCCGGGAATACTGCAGCGCCCGCGGTTGCGATGGCACGGTCTGCGAAATCTGCCGACACTGCTTCCCTGCCCGCAGACATCCCAAGAAAACCCGCAAAGCCTGA